One stretch of Gadus macrocephalus chromosome 12, ASM3116895v1 DNA includes these proteins:
- the LOC132468715 gene encoding uncharacterized protein LOC132468715: MNTEAPQGCVLSPLLYTLFTHDCCSYSPSSHMVKSADDTTVLGLITGNDETSYRREAERLVDWCGDHNLVLNTTKPKEVSIDFRRARHLIHCPLLIRGEEVERVSNFKFLGVTVADDLSWGTNMTSAMVESVLTYGLLVWFSSCTRRPSTEWSRLQGDHWDEPRRDLHSLHLPLPTPGEQHPKGPGPPSAPSLPATALWTKVPFHPLQDQH; encoded by the exons atgAACACCGAGGCCCCCCAGGGTTGCGTGCTCAGCCCACTTCTCTACACTCTTTTCACTCACGACTGCTGCTCCTATTCTCCATCTTCCCACATGGTGAAATCTGCTGACGACACAACAGTACTTGGCCTCATCACAGGAAATGATGAGACCTCTTACAGGAGGGAGGCCGAGAGACTGGTAGACTGGTGCGGAGATCACAACCTGGTTCTCAACACCACCAAGCCCAAGGAAGTGAGCATCGATTTCCGCAGGGCCAGACACCTCATCCACTGCCCACTCCTaatcagaggggaggaggtagagagggtgtcCAACTTCAAGTTTCTGGGCGTGACTGTGGCCGACGATCTGTCCTGGGGGACCAACATGACCTCTGCCATGG TAGAGAGCGTACTCACCTACGGACTACTggtgtggttctccagctgcaccaggAGGCCCTCCACAGAGTGGTCAAGGCTGCAGGGGGATCATTGGGATGAGCCTCGCAGAGATCTCCACAGTCTTCACCTCCCGCTGCCTACGCCGGGTGAACAACATCCTAAAGGACCAGGTCCACCCAGCGCACCATCTCTTCCAGCGACTGCCCTCTGGACGAAGGTACCGTTCCATCCGCTCCAGGACCAACACTGA